GGCGCGACCGCTCCGGCGGCGCCCGGCGCGGTGGCGCCGGCCGCCGTCGTCACCCAGTCGCGCGAACAGGTCATCGCGGCGACCCCGCGCATTGCCATCGAGACGCCGCGGCTGACCGGTTCGATCAATCTGGTCGGCGCGCGCGTCGACGATCTGGTGCTCGCGACCTATCGCGAGACGGTCGAGAAGAACAGCGCCAATGTCATCCTGTTCGCGCCCCAGGGCTCGCCGATCGATCCGACCAATCACCGCCAGCCGTTCTATGCCGAATTCGGCTTCGTCGCCGGCGCCGGCCAGACCATCGCCGTGCCGAACGCCCAGACCCGCTGGACCCAGGTCGGCAGTGGCAAGCTGACGCCCTCGACGCCGGTGACGCTCACCTGGGACAATGGCCAGGGGCTGACCTTCAACCGGACCTACGAGATCGACCCGACCTATATGGTCACCGTGCGCGACAGCGTGGTCAATGCCGGCCAGACGCCGGCGACCTTGCATCCCTACGGCCTGATCTCGCGCCACGGCACGCCGCAGACCTCGGGCTATTACATCCTGCACGAAGGCCTGATCGGCGTGTTCGGCGACAAGGGCCTGCAGGAAGTCGGCTATTCGGCGATCGAGACCGCCCGCACCCAGGCGTTCAAGTCGCGCGGCGGCTGGCTTGGTATGACCGACAAATATTGGGCTGCCGCGCTGATCCCGGACCAGACCACCGAGCTCGATTCGAGCTTCAAGTTCTTCCAGGCGAGCGGGCTGAAGAGCTATCAGACCGACTACCTGCAACCGGCGCTGACGGTTGCGGCCGGCGGCCGGGCGGAGGCGACCACGCGCCTGTTCGCCGGCGCCAAGGAAGTGGCCGTTGTCGACGGTTATTCCAGCAGCCTGAATGTCGACCGCTTCGACCGGCTGATCGACTGGGGCTGGTTCTATTTCATCACCAAGCCGCTGTTCACGGTGATGGACTGGATCTTCCTCAAGACCGGCAATTTCGGCATCGCCATCCTGCTGGTCACGCTGCTGGTCAAGGGCCTGTTCTTCCCGCTGGCCAACAAGAGCTACGCCTCCATCACCATGATGAAGAAGGTGCAGCCGGAAATGATGGAAATCCGCGACCGTTTCGCGGATGACAAGATGAAGCAGCAGCAGGAGCTGATGGCGCTCTACAAGCGCGAGAAGATCAATCCGCTCGCCGGCTGCTGGCCGATCATCATCCAGATCCCGGTGTTCTTCGCGCTCTACAAGGTGCTGTTCATCACCATCGAGATGCGGCACGCGCCGTTCTTCGGCTGGATCCACGACCTGTCCGCGCCGGACCCGACCTCGATGTTCAACCTGTTCGGCCTCATCCCCTTCACGGTGCCGGCCTTCCTGCTGATCGGCGTCTGGCCGCTCATCATGGGTGTCACCATGTGGGTCCAGATGCAGATGAACCCGGCCCCGACCGATCCGATCCAGGCGACCTTCTTCAAGTGGATGCCGATCATGTTCACCTTCATGCTGGCCTCGTTCCCGGCCGGCCTGGTGATCTATTGGGCCTGGAACAACACGCTCTCGGTGCTGCAGCAGGCGGTGATCATGCGTCGTTACGGCGTCAAGCTGGAACTCTGGGACAATCTGAAGTCGATGTTCGGCGCGACCAAGAAACCCCCGACCTGACACGTTGACTGCTTTTCATCAGGCTCCCGCGACGGCTAGGATCGCCGCGGGAGCCTTTTCCATTTCTGCAAGCCCGCGGCGGCCCGGCCGGCCGGGCTCCATTGCCAGCCGGCAGCGGCGCATGGGAGACGGCACGTGAGCGACAAGCTGATCGAAACCGGCCGCAAGCTGTTTGCCAGGCCCTGGGATTTCTGGCGCGGCACGCCCAACATGCAACATCTGCCGCCGATGAACGGCACCGAGATCGCCTTTGCCGGGCGGTCCAATGTCGGCAAGTCGAGCCTGATCAACGCGCTGGTCAACCAGAACAGCCTGGCGCGGACCTCGAACACGCCGGGCCGCACCCAGGAGCTGAACTTCTTCCACGTGCCGCCTGAGCAGGGCGCGCCGACCGACCTCGTCATCGTCGACATGCCGGGTTACGGCTTTGCCGCGGCGCCCGAGGCCAAGGTGAAGGAGTGGACGCGGCTGATCCACGACTATCTGCGCGGCCGGCAGAATCTCGCCCGCGTCTATGTCCTGGTCGATGCCCGCCACGGGTTGAAGCCGGTCGATGTCGAGGTGCTCGACGAGCTCGGCAAGTCGGCGGTGTCCTATCAGATCGTGCTGACCAAGGCCGACCAGATTTCCGTGACCGCGCTCGACGATCTGATCGCGGCGACGCTTGAGACGGTCAAGAAGCGGGCCGCCGCCTTCCCGGAGATCATTGCGACCTCCAGCCGCAAGGGCCAGGGCATTCCGGAACTGCGCGCCGCGATCGCCCAGGTCATCGAGGACCGGCGCTAGCCGAGGCCCTCCGGACCACAGCCTCGCCTCGATGTGCCTCATCCCGGTTCGCCGCCGCGCCGGGAAGGATGCTCCTTCGCCGCCCGGTGGATCATCGACACGGTCCGGCCGACCTCACACCCAGCCCCGGCTTGCCAGAGAGAGAGCTCGGTCAATGAACCTATCCGCCAGCCCGGTCAGCCTGACCCCCACCATCGTTCGGTTCGCGATGGCTTTCATAGTGTGTGTCGCGGTCGTCTACGCGGTCACCGCGGCGCTGAACTTCAAAGTCCCGAGCTCGATGGGGATCATTACCCTGGTGGTTGCTCTTGCTCCGGCGCTTGATGTGTTTGCGCGGGCGACCGGCCGGGTCATGACAGCTGGCGAAAAGCTGCGCTTCTCGGCAAGCGCGGCGGGCATTGCTCTGATCGTGAATGTCACGGCGCTGCTGATCCAGGCCTATATGACTTTCGGTTTCCTGAGCTTCGGCAATCTTGCGGTGATGCTCGGGCTCGGCAGGGCGAGGCTTGACCTGTCCATCGCGGCGCTTGGCCTGGCCGGCGCTTTCGGGCTTGCCTTTGCCATCACCTATGTCAGCGCGGGCTTCATGGGGCGGGGTGCGCTGAAGCGCCTTGCCAAGGCAAAATAGTCCGATGCCAGGCACGGGATAGCCCGTCCAACGACGGAACACCCCTGCCAGCGACGGTCAGCCGGGCCTGAGGCGCCCCCGGCCTCAGTGCGCCTCGTCCCAGTTCGCCGCGGCGCGCGCGTCGACGGCGAGCGGCACCTTGAGCTGCAGCGCCGGGAAGGGCGCATCCTCCATCACCCGGCGGATCACCGGCAGGCTGCGGTCGACCTCGGCGTCCGGCACTTCGAACACCAGTTCGTCATGCACTTGCAGCAGCATCAGGGCATCGAGCTTGGCGGCGGCGAGCGCCGCATCCATGCGGATCATGGCGCGGCGGATGACATCGGCGGCCGAGCCCTGGATCGGCGCATTGATCGCCTGGCGCTCGACAAAGGCGCGTTCGGACGGATTGCCCGACCGGATCGCCGGGAAATGGCAGCGCCGGCCGAAGATCGTCTCGACATAACCGTTCTCGCGGCAGAACGCCTTGGTCGCATCCATGTAGTCGCGGATGCCGGGAAAGCGCTCGAAATATTTCTTGATATAGGCGCCGGCCTCTTCGCGCGCGATGCCCAGCTGATTGGCCAGGCCAAAGGCCGAAATGCCGTAGATGATGCCGAAATTGATCGCCTTGGCGCGCCGGCGCACCAGCGGATCCATGCCCTTGACCGGCACGCCGAACATCTCCGACGCGGTCATTGCGTGAATGTCGACGCCATCGGCGAAAGCCTGGCGCAACTGCGGGATGTCGGCGATATGGGCGAGCACGCGCAGCTCGATCTGGCTGTAGTCGGCCGAGACCAGTTTCATGCCGGGCGCCGCGATGAAGGCGGTGCGGATCTTGCGGCCTTCCTCGGTGCGAACCGGAATGTTCTGGATATTGGGCTCCGACGAGGACAGCCGGCCGGTCGTGGTGGCGGCGAGCGAGAACGAGGTGTGAACCCGGCCGGTCTCGGCGTTCATGTAGGTCGGCAGGGCGTCGGTATAGGTCGACTTGAGCTTCGAGACGGTGCGCCAGTCGAGGATCTTCTGCGGTAGCTCGTGGCCTTGCTCGGCGAGGTCCTCCAGCACGCCGGCCGCGGTCGACCAGGCGCCGGTCTTGGTCTTGGTGCCGCCGGGCAGGCTCATCTTGCCGAACAGGATGTCGCCGAGCTGCTTGGGCGAGCCGGGATTGAGCGGCTCGCCGGCCAGCACCTGGATCTCCGCCTCGACGCGGGCGGCGGTCTGGGCGAAATCGCCGGACAATCGTGCCAGCACCTGGCGGTCGACCAGGATGCCGCGCCGTTCCATGCGGGCGAGCACGGCGGCGAGCGGCCGCTCCAGCGTCTCGTAGACATTGGTCTTGGCTTCGGCCGGCAGGCGGGGCTTGAGCACCTGCCAGAGCCTGAGCGTTACGTCGGCATCCTCCGCGGCATAGGCGGTCGCCTTGTCGAGCGGCACCCGATCGAAGGTGACGGCGTTCTTGCCTGAACCGGCGACGCTCGAATAGGCGATCGTCTCGTGGCCGAGATGGCGTTCCGACAAGGCATCCATGCCGTGGCCGCCGCGCCCGCCGTCGAGCACGTAAGAGATCAGCATGGTGTCGTCATAGGGCGCTACCGTCACGCCGTAGCGACCGAGGATCAGCAGGTCGTATTTCAGGTTCTGCCCGACCTTCAGGACACCGGGATCTTCGGCCAGCGCCTTCAGCCGGTCGAGCGCGGCGCGGATCGGGATCTGGTCCGGCACCAGGCCCGAATCGAACAGGCCTTCGCTGCCGGCGCGATGGTTGAGCGGTACATAGCAGGCCTTGCCGGCGGCGGTTGCCAGCGAGAAGCCGACCAGTTCGGCGCTCATCGCGTCGAGCGAAGT
This portion of the Phreatobacter stygius genome encodes:
- the yidC gene encoding membrane protein insertase YidC, translated to MADNNRNYILAIVLSILVLVGWQYFIGMPQMERQREAQRQQQAQQPTATQPAPGTTPAPGAVPVPGGATAPAAPGAVAPAAVVTQSREQVIAATPRIAIETPRLTGSINLVGARVDDLVLATYRETVEKNSANVILFAPQGSPIDPTNHRQPFYAEFGFVAGAGQTIAVPNAQTRWTQVGSGKLTPSTPVTLTWDNGQGLTFNRTYEIDPTYMVTVRDSVVNAGQTPATLHPYGLISRHGTPQTSGYYILHEGLIGVFGDKGLQEVGYSAIETARTQAFKSRGGWLGMTDKYWAAALIPDQTTELDSSFKFFQASGLKSYQTDYLQPALTVAAGGRAEATTRLFAGAKEVAVVDGYSSSLNVDRFDRLIDWGWFYFITKPLFTVMDWIFLKTGNFGIAILLVTLLVKGLFFPLANKSYASITMMKKVQPEMMEIRDRFADDKMKQQQELMALYKREKINPLAGCWPIIIQIPVFFALYKVLFITIEMRHAPFFGWIHDLSAPDPTSMFNLFGLIPFTVPAFLLIGVWPLIMGVTMWVQMQMNPAPTDPIQATFFKWMPIMFTFMLASFPAGLVIYWAWNNTLSVLQQAVIMRRYGVKLELWDNLKSMFGATKKPPT
- the yihA gene encoding ribosome biogenesis GTP-binding protein YihA/YsxC, whose amino-acid sequence is MSDKLIETGRKLFARPWDFWRGTPNMQHLPPMNGTEIAFAGRSNVGKSSLINALVNQNSLARTSNTPGRTQELNFFHVPPEQGAPTDLVIVDMPGYGFAAAPEAKVKEWTRLIHDYLRGRQNLARVYVLVDARHGLKPVDVEVLDELGKSAVSYQIVLTKADQISVTALDDLIAATLETVKKRAAAFPEIIATSSRKGQGIPELRAAIAQVIEDRR
- the polA gene encoding DNA polymerase I, which translates into the protein MHADHHRPVREGDRVFLVDASSFVFRSYFQSMNQDRKYNSRSDGLPTGAVRLFATKILQFVQDGALGVKPTHLAMILDKSENSFRKVLYPAYKGNRPPPPEDLVPQFPLMRDAIRAFGLHPIEQDTYEADDLIATYAEQAKGRGADVLIISADKDLMQLVGPRVAFYDPESGIKGKPGYRPERLLIHEDRFERWNVPVDKLGEVSEYWEGQPPEKIVDIQALEGDTSDNVPGAPGIGRKTAAQLIAEFGDVETLLARAAEIKQPKRRETLTDPEVIEKVRLSRKLVELVRDVNVEIPLDETGLEKPDGKTLVAFLKALEFTTITRRVAELYGVDASQIEPDPRLAPVAGASRAVAVAAPGAADGAAAAPPAAAEASFGDVEATPQALAARVAQTLKTTPVDRSGYLCITTLDALDAFIAEAREAGVVALDTETTSLDAMSAELVGFSLATAAGKACYVPLNHRAGSEGLFDSGLVPDQIPIRAALDRLKALAEDPGVLKVGQNLKYDLLILGRYGVTVAPYDDTMLISYVLDGGRGGHGMDALSERHLGHETIAYSSVAGSGKNAVTFDRVPLDKATAYAAEDADVTLRLWQVLKPRLPAEAKTNVYETLERPLAAVLARMERRGILVDRQVLARLSGDFAQTAARVEAEIQVLAGEPLNPGSPKQLGDILFGKMSLPGGTKTKTGAWSTAAGVLEDLAEQGHELPQKILDWRTVSKLKSTYTDALPTYMNAETGRVHTSFSLAATTTGRLSSSEPNIQNIPVRTEEGRKIRTAFIAAPGMKLVSADYSQIELRVLAHIADIPQLRQAFADGVDIHAMTASEMFGVPVKGMDPLVRRRAKAINFGIIYGISAFGLANQLGIAREEAGAYIKKYFERFPGIRDYMDATKAFCRENGYVETIFGRRCHFPAIRSGNPSERAFVERQAINAPIQGSAADVIRRAMIRMDAALAAAKLDALMLLQVHDELVFEVPDAEVDRSLPVIRRVMEDAPFPALQLKVPLAVDARAAANWDEAH
- a CDS encoding ABZJ_00895 family protein, with product MNLSASPVSLTPTIVRFAMAFIVCVAVVYAVTAALNFKVPSSMGIITLVVALAPALDVFARATGRVMTAGEKLRFSASAAGIALIVNVTALLIQAYMTFGFLSFGNLAVMLGLGRARLDLSIAALGLAGAFGLAFAITYVSAGFMGRGALKRLAKAK